The genomic stretch CTTTCAACCTGATTAGTGATGGAAAATGATCACTGTGAGCATGAGTAATGTAAATTCTATGTATTCTAGATATTTCATGCTCTTGAAGCCAGCTTTCTAGTACATCAAGCTTACCAAGATCGACAATTATAGTGGAGATATCAGTTTGAATTACGATACTGTCTGCATTACCAACAGGTAAAAAGGTGATTTCGCAGGTCATGATAGAACCTCCAATTCTGGGATTGTCAGAAATTCTTCTAACTCTTCACCAGTTAGATATGCACGTTGTTCATGGCGAAATTTTCTTAAAGCCCAAGGACGCTCTCTAAGTTGTACAAATGTTTTTACATCATGACTTAACTGCACCTCAAATGGAGTACCATCTAATGCCCAACCTGGTAACTCTTGAGGTAAGGGAATCCATTCGCCTTCAGTATCATCATCCATGAGTCTACTGATATACATAAGAACTTGGCTCTTATCCCCAGAAATTTCTAAGACTTGACCAATAGCAGTTTTAGTCTTCTTGATTTTTTGCTCTAACTTCCAAGCTTCTAATTCTGGCGATTTACCTGTACGCTGACGTTTAATCCAAGTGGGATTTCCATAGGATTTTTCTACTAGACGATTTAACTCTTGACGCATAGGATCTGGATCTGGAATAGCTTCACGGGCTTGATTTCGTTTAACCATTTGATCCGTAATTTCGATTATTTGTGGATCAACTATTAAAGGAAGTGGAAATTGTAATAGGACATCTTTTGACAAATGAACATTTCCACGACCTAACATGGATAACTTGATAGCTAAATCTGAAGTAAGAATACCTAATAACCATAATTTTTGTTGTTCGATACTCAGATTTTTCCAGTTTTCGGGTTCCTGATCTAATTTAGCCCCTTTGTTTGTTTTTTGAGCATCATTAACAGGCAAGATACACCAAATACCTGTATTAGGGCATAAGCCTGTGGTATCCAGTTGTACGGACAAAGATCTTTTAGAAGCAATATTTGCTATGCGACCCAAAAATATTTTGGGTTTGTCAAGAAGATCAGAATCTCGCATTCCTTCTAAGGCAATTGGATCATAAATAACCCAACGCATTAGAGGATCGACTCTTGATGGATCAGCCCACAGAGAAACATCTTCCGCCCATATTCTCCGCCATGCTGGTTTGTATGGTCTATCTTTAGGAGGTGTGCCGACAGGTACATCACCTGCCCGATGATTTACTCCATTAAAAACAAAGAAAAGATTTAATAAGGGAGTTGTTGGAACAGATAGATTAATTATGTCTTCTATAAGGTTAGCCCAATCACCATTAGACTGAATTTTTGTAATACGCGCATTGCCTAAGTAACCATTTTCCCGTATTTCTGATGCTTCAGCCCTAGAAATTACAGAGCGTGAAATTGTATAAATCTTGTTTTTAGGTTGTCCAATTTCTCCTATCAGAATGCTTACATCCTGCCTCGCGTCAATACCGATAGTACCTTCAGGATATCGACACACTTCAAACAATTTACATTTTTCGGAAAAGGATTTCCGAATATCTAATACGCCATATTTCGTTCCTGAGATAAATGAACTTGGCAAAATAAACGCGAATTGTGAACCTTCATCTAGCCAGTTGGTAGCTTGTTTTACAAACTCAAAAGCTAATTGCTTCTTCCCCCTAATCTCAAAAGGAGGGTTAGCAATAACTATTCGTGGCTTATGACCAATTTTTTGTGTAATATCTTCCTTGGTGAAAGATTCGTAATCCTCATGATGAAAATTTGGGGATGGGAGAAAATCACCAATACCAATAGATTCTGTAGCTAAAAAATAGCGAAGTTGAGTGATTAAATTGACATCTCTATCTAAATCGTTACCAATGACATGATTAGCTAAATAATCTCTTCGTGATTGTTCATCAGTAGGAATGTCTGACATTTGAGCAAGCCGAGCAGTAGCTGCTAAAAGCAAACTTCCTGAACCAGCCGCAGGATCGAAAATAAAACGTTCTTCTGGTCGAATACGTTCTAATGGCAATAACTCCAGCATTTTTTCGGCAACTTTGATCGGGGTGTAATGTCGATTCAAATCACCCCAAGTATTTCCATTTAAGTCGTCAGGTAATTCTATAATTGCTTTTTCGTATAAACTGCCCACATCACGATGATTAGTTAAAGCAAAGCTAACAGATTGCCCCATATACAGAGCAAGTTGTTGTCGAATTACTTCGTTAGTATATTGAGCAGACTCTAAAGCTCTACGAAAAAAGCCATTGGTACGAGTCACCATAAGATTAAGCAAATCTAAGGGATCGTTTGTTTGAAATAATTCAGCAGTTCCGAAAAAACCTTTGTCCTGCAAAATTCTTGCTGCTAAATAAGCGATTGCTACTCGGATAACATGACCTTGAATCTCATTCCTTGATGAGCCTAGACCTTTAGAGGACTTAACTTTTTTTAATGCTTCTTCAATAGCTTTTTGGAATGCTTTATCAATCCGTTCCTGTTGACGGAGTAAAAATGTAAAACTTCTTTCAGAAATAGTTTCTTCTAAATCTGAAAGTGATAACTGCCCTTGACGAAACTGTGAAAGAGCTTTTGGCGTAAAAAGATGAGGCTTAGGCGAAACTAGAGTTTCACGCCAAGCATTAATATCTAAAGTTTTTTCATCTAACCTTTTAGAAGAATCAGAAGGTGTTACAAGATGTAGATGATCAGAACCAACCAGTAAACCTCCCCGAACTGGCCATTCTTCCAGTCTGCGTCTCCATCGATCTAGATCATTTTCATCAGAGACAGGCTGAACAAAGAAAGCAAGAATATTAGCATTAGGACGTAAACCACCATCTGTCCATAAAGCATCAATTTTTACTATTCCTTGAGTGTCAATTTCTGGCATAGGAATATTCCGCATTGGTTCGATCTCATAACGATCCATCCAAATACGTTGAGTTAAATCTAAAGCTTCATTAAACAGTGCTTGGCTAGTCATGGTGATTCTTAACTTGCTAATGCAAGCCCTGCACGTTTCTCAAAATCAAGTACATGATGCTTTTCAGCCTCCCTGAATAATTCAGTAATAATGTCACCGATCGCACCAACTTCATGGATCACAACCTGACCTTTATTCACTCCTGAAGCCTCCAATACAGTCAAGCCAAACTGCCGCAGATCTTCAACCAAATACAACTGTGAATTTACCAAGACAAGTTTGTGTGCAAAAAAGGAAGGCTCATAATCATGTTCTTTTAGAAAAACAAGTACTTTGCGGATCTCCTGAAGCGTTAAGTTTTCTCTGAGTCTCTCAATAGTTTTAATCTCAAGCACCTGCTGCCAGCTATAAACTACCTTTGGATGCTTAGGATTACCAAATTTCAGAGGTACGACTAGCTTCGTGCGATCAAGATAGCTAAGCCTACCAGAGTCGATCCCTGTCAGATCGATTGCTTCTTGTCTTGTAAAACCATTAGTCATATTGAGTTTAAATACTCCGATGCTAGAATTTTACTCACTTGTTTAAATTAAGCTTTTAAATTCAAACATTTGTTTACATTTACTTTAGATTGTAAATGCCATTAAATCTAGTAGTCTCCTAAAGAAAAATTTCGTGGCTCTAATGATGCACTAACGAGTATGAAAAGCTAATCGTAGATTTGGTCAGTGCAGGCACAATGCGATCGCTTGCCATTCTTGCGCCCGAAATATTTCTTGCTGTTGGTCCCACACGTAACGCAGCTAGACCTCCCATGACAAATAATTCGCAGCCATGCCATCGCAAATGTTCGTCGAGAATTGGAAATCCGTTAACTAGGGGTTGGGGATATTGCTGCATGACTTGATGTAGCAACGGTTCCGCTTTTGCGTCAAACCTTGTACCTGTGGCTAACCAAAGGCGATCGCAAGTAAGTTCCATGCCGTCAGTGCAAACAATTTGCCATTTTGTTCCATTCCAACTGGCTTGAGCAACTTCGCATTCTGGATGAAATTCTAATCTGCCTTGATGATGCTCTCTGCGTAATTGTGTCATCACCGAGGGAGTCATCGAACCACCATCTCTTGCAGTTAAGACAGTTTCCCGCCGTTTTTGCCAATCGGTTTCGGCATGAAAACCCTTGAGATATTTGGGACCAAGCCATCCTGCATCAGCATCAAAGAGTTTTTCTTTGAATTGCCGACGGGAAAGCAATAATACCCTTGCGCCACGGGCGATCGCGCCTAAAGCCAAATGTCCACTAGTTAAGCCACCACCAACGATCAAGATAGTTTCTCCTGCTAAGTGTTGCGATGCTAGATTGAGGTCACTAGAATGCACAAGGCGATCGCTAGGAAAGTTAGGGGCAATCCGCTCGACCCAATTGGGAATTTGTTTAATGCTGTTATTGGTTGCTAAGACAACGCGCTTAGCAGTGATGCTTTTGCCATGATTTAGCCCAAGCCGAAAGCCTCGACGGGGTGACAGAATTGGCTCTAGGTCGATGGCTTTAGCTGTGATTAGTCGCTCATCAAGTCGCTGGGAAGCGATCGCCTTTTGGCAAAAGTCACAAAATAGCTTTGTGGATGGCAAGTCATAGGGAGGAAATAAGTCATTGGGACGGTTTTCAGCAAAGCGTCTTAAGGCAAAGGGATCGGGGTCAGGATGGTGAACGGCAGGCGATCGCAGATGGGGAATTTCTTGGGCGGCAAATTGGCGATGCCATTGGGTGAGCCAATTACCACTGGGATCAAAAATTAGGATTTTTTCTCGTAAATCCTGACGTTTTTGCAAGAGATGTAGGGTTAAGGTGAGGGCATGGACTCCTGCACCAATGATAGCGATGTCAATATCAAAATTGCCTTTAGCTTGAATTTTGGCTTTGCTGTGTTGATAATTCAGGAATTGGGCTGAAGAATTATGTGTAGATTCTGCTAAGCGATCGCCCAAATTAACAATAGACATAGTAAACTAAATAGCAATAATGATAATCGTTATCATTTTATACTGCCTTAACTGCTAAATGTCTATGTCTATTGCTACAGCTTCACCACAGAAATCTGCCGCACCTGTTCAGGTATGGGCGATCGCAGGAGCAGTGGGAATTGGCAAAACTGGTTGGATCTTGCAGCAAATTGAGCAAATATCTGCACCAGTTGTTTATTTCTGCCCTAGTGCTGGTAATGTTCCCATCGATCCAACTTGTCTTATCGCAGAATTTCCCCATGTGCAAATTTTCACCGATGGGCAGGAATTAGAACTGATTGAAAAAGTGGAACAGGGCGCGATCGCTTTAATCGAGTTAGGCTTTCACTTGGATCTGCGTTCGGGCGATATGTTGCTAGAAACACTGGCAGCTAATAGTGCCTTAAAAAAGATTGCCCTTGTACCTTTAGGCTTGGCAAATTCGGAATGGCATCACTGGGCTGATCAAGTCATAGAAGTCAAATATGATTTAGATTTTCATGATTTGCAGATTTGGCGCTCGCCCTTTACAGGACAGGTTTTTGATCCTTCAAGTTTGAATGTCTTGTGGTACGAAATCACCCAAGGTGCTTATGGAGAAGTGACGCGAGTAAAAGGGATTTTTGATCTGTTTGACGGTAGAGCCTTTCATCTTGATTTTGTCGCAGGCATGGAAGATAGCCTCTATTTACCTCTTGATGTCCCGCTTTGGTTAGATGGTCGTCCTGAGCGCTTTAGTGGGATTGAAGTTGTCGGGCGTAATCTTGATGGCAAGGCGATCGCGCAGTGCATTATCGATTGCTGCCTGTCCGAGGAAATCATGCTCCATTATCAAAACCAAATCAAACAATCGCACCAACAATCACGCCAAGTGGCGGCGTAAATCCTATAAAAGTTGGTCAGGCAAAGCCTGACCAACTTTACCTACCTAACGGAATAAATCACAAAATGAAAATCGCTGTAATGTCTTGCATTCATGGCAACTATGAAGCCCTTGATGCAGTTTTGAGAGATATAGACCACCAAAAAGCCGAAAAAATCTTTTGCTTAGGGGATCTCGTTGGTTATGGTCCCTATCCTAGTAACGTCGTGGAAATGGTGCGATCGCTCGATATTCCCACGACACAGGGTTGTTGGGATGAGGATATTGTCGAAGGATTGAACTCCTGTGAATGTAGCTATCCCTCGATGCTTGCGGAAAAGCGCGGTCGGCTTGCCCATGAATGGACAAATGAGCATATTTATCCTGAAACCAAGGAATATCTGGCGGCTTTACCGAAAGTGATTAAGCATAACAACCTCGCCTTTGTGCATGGTAGCCCGCAAAGTCAGCATGAATATCTTTTGCCAGAATTGGATGGATTCATTGCCCTAGAGCGAGTTCTCTCGACGGGAGCCGATACGCTCTTTTGTGGTCATACCCATGTGCCTTATGTGCGAACCCTAGATGCGGGTAATTTGCGCCTCTTGGTGAGAACTGGTACTGAGATTCCAGAAGCAGAAATGCGCGAATTTAATGCACCCTTAAAGCGGATCGTCAATGTTGGCTCGGTCGGTGAGCCGCGTCATGGTCGCCCCAATGCCACCTATGTAATTTATGATACGGATAGCGATCGCGTTACCTTG from Pseudanabaena sp. Chao 1811 encodes the following:
- a CDS encoding MerR family transcriptional regulator, which gives rise to MTNGFTRQEAIDLTGIDSGRLSYLDRTKLVVPLKFGNPKHPKVVYSWQQVLEIKTIERLRENLTLQEIRKVLVFLKEHDYEPSFFAHKLVLVNSQLYLVEDLRQFGLTVLEASGVNKGQVVIHEVGAIGDIITELFREAEKHHVLDFEKRAGLALAS
- a CDS encoding metallophosphoesterase family protein gives rise to the protein MKIAVMSCIHGNYEALDAVLRDIDHQKAEKIFCLGDLVGYGPYPSNVVEMVRSLDIPTTQGCWDEDIVEGLNSCECSYPSMLAEKRGRLAHEWTNEHIYPETKEYLAALPKVIKHNNLAFVHGSPQSQHEYLLPELDGFIALERVLSTGADTLFCGHTHVPYVRTLDAGNLRLLVRTGTEIPEAEMREFNAPLKRIVNVGSVGEPRHGRPNATYVIYDTDSDRVTLREVEYDYQKTCVAIIERGLPPIFAWRLAKGLEFAERADDASHLCERGV
- a CDS encoding GTP-binding protein; the encoded protein is MSIATASPQKSAAPVQVWAIAGAVGIGKTGWILQQIEQISAPVVYFCPSAGNVPIDPTCLIAEFPHVQIFTDGQELELIEKVEQGAIALIELGFHLDLRSGDMLLETLAANSALKKIALVPLGLANSEWHHWADQVIEVKYDLDFHDLQIWRSPFTGQVFDPSSLNVLWYEITQGAYGEVTRVKGIFDLFDGRAFHLDFVAGMEDSLYLPLDVPLWLDGRPERFSGIEVVGRNLDGKAIAQCIIDCCLSEEIMLHYQNQIKQSHQQSRQVAA
- a CDS encoding FAD/NAD(P)-binding protein; protein product: MSIVNLGDRLAESTHNSSAQFLNYQHSKAKIQAKGNFDIDIAIIGAGVHALTLTLHLLQKRQDLREKILIFDPSGNWLTQWHRQFAAQEIPHLRSPAVHHPDPDPFALRRFAENRPNDLFPPYDLPSTKLFCDFCQKAIASQRLDERLITAKAIDLEPILSPRRGFRLGLNHGKSITAKRVVLATNNSIKQIPNWVERIAPNFPSDRLVHSSDLNLASQHLAGETILIVGGGLTSGHLALGAIARGARVLLLSRRQFKEKLFDADAGWLGPKYLKGFHAETDWQKRRETVLTARDGGSMTPSVMTQLRREHHQGRLEFHPECEVAQASWNGTKWQIVCTDGMELTCDRLWLATGTRFDAKAEPLLHQVMQQYPQPLVNGFPILDEHLRWHGCELFVMGGLAALRVGPTARNISGARMASDRIVPALTKSTISFSYSLVHH
- a CDS encoding N-6 DNA methylase gives rise to the protein MTSQALFNEALDLTQRIWMDRYEIEPMRNIPMPEIDTQGIVKIDALWTDGGLRPNANILAFFVQPVSDENDLDRWRRRLEEWPVRGGLLVGSDHLHLVTPSDSSKRLDEKTLDINAWRETLVSPKPHLFTPKALSQFRQGQLSLSDLEETISERSFTFLLRQQERIDKAFQKAIEEALKKVKSSKGLGSSRNEIQGHVIRVAIAYLAARILQDKGFFGTAELFQTNDPLDLLNLMVTRTNGFFRRALESAQYTNEVIRQQLALYMGQSVSFALTNHRDVGSLYEKAIIELPDDLNGNTWGDLNRHYTPIKVAEKMLELLPLERIRPEERFIFDPAAGSGSLLLAATARLAQMSDIPTDEQSRRDYLANHVIGNDLDRDVNLITQLRYFLATESIGIGDFLPSPNFHHEDYESFTKEDITQKIGHKPRIVIANPPFEIRGKKQLAFEFVKQATNWLDEGSQFAFILPSSFISGTKYGVLDIRKSFSEKCKLFEVCRYPEGTIGIDARQDVSILIGEIGQPKNKIYTISRSVISRAEASEIRENGYLGNARITKIQSNGDWANLIEDIINLSVPTTPLLNLFFVFNGVNHRAGDVPVGTPPKDRPYKPAWRRIWAEDVSLWADPSRVDPLMRWVIYDPIALEGMRDSDLLDKPKIFLGRIANIASKRSLSVQLDTTGLCPNTGIWCILPVNDAQKTNKGAKLDQEPENWKNLSIEQQKLWLLGILTSDLAIKLSMLGRGNVHLSKDVLLQFPLPLIVDPQIIEITDQMVKRNQAREAIPDPDPMRQELNRLVEKSYGNPTWIKRQRTGKSPELEAWKLEQKIKKTKTAIGQVLEISGDKSQVLMYISRLMDDDTEGEWIPLPQELPGWALDGTPFEVQLSHDVKTFVQLRERPWALRKFRHEQRAYLTGEELEEFLTIPELEVLS